Within the Spirochaetota bacterium genome, the region ACCTGGCCCCGGCGCTCAGGCAGAGCGGCGACTACGCGAGCGGGATCCTTCTCCGCTTCAGGGATGATATCGTGGAATACGTGAACGCGGGACATCCGGACCTGCTCCTGCGCAAGGCGGCCACCGGATCGATAAAGGCGGTGACGATGAGGGACCGCGACATCAAGGGGATATTCCTGGGGATACGCGTGGATGAGGCGGCCTATACCGGTCTGAGTTTCCGCCTCGCCCCCGGCGACGCGCTGCTCCTCTACTCCGACTGCCTGAGTGAAAGCGTGAATGGAAGCGGCGAGCCCTACGGCATGGATCGGGTCGCCGATTCGCTGGCCGGTGCTCCCCGTGCCGGCGCAACAGACGTGCTCGCGCACATCTCCGGGGCGTTCGACGCCTTCATGGGCGACCGAACGCCTTCCGACGACCTGAGCATTATCGTCATCATGAAAACCGTGTGACCCGTCAGCCCCACAGCATGTCCCTGAGCCCCGACGCGCGGCTGACGGGATTGCCTATCGCATAACGAAGCGCCGCGGCGCTCCCCCCTATGAGCACCGATTCCCGCGCCCGGGTGAGCGCGGTATACACGAGCTCCCGCGTGAGCACGGGGGAAACCGTTTCGGGAAGGACGAGCATGACCGAGTCGAACTCGGAGCCCTGGCTCTTGTGCACGGTCATCGCGTAGACGGTCATATGCTCGGGCATGCGCACGGGCGAAAGATGCCGGAAACCGCCGTCCTCGTCCCTGAACACCGCGGTGCGCGCGCCGGCCCCGCCGCCGTCCATAACGATGCCCACGTCGCCGTTGTAAAGCCGCTGCCGGTGATCGTTGCGCGTGATCATGACCGGCCTTCCCGCGTAGAAGCGGCCCCCGCCGGCGGGCAGTCCACGCTCCCCGAGCTCATGCTCAATGAGCCTGTTCACCCCTTCGACCCCGGCGGGTCCGCCGCGGAGCGCGCACAGGACGATGAAGCGCGCGTACGCGTCGAACGCCTCTTCGGGAGACTTTGCTTTCGCGAAGGCGAAGGCGCCGCGGTCGATTTCCCCGCGTAGCGCCTCCTCGACGCCTGCTTCGCCGGGCTTCAAGAGCCGCACGCCGGGATATTTCCCGGAGGTGAGCACCTCCATGGCCGCGTCCGCGTCCCCTTCCCTCACGGCGCCCCCCAGCTTCCCAATCCCGCTCTCGCTGCCGAAACGATAGCTCCTGCGAAGTATCACGATCGAGTCGGCGATAGGCTTCTCGAAAAGCCCGCCCGCAAGTGGGGCGAGGTCCTCCCCCGCGTACTGCGCGGCGATCCCCACGAACCTTCCCGAATACCGGTGCTCCCTACCGGTGTCGCAGATATCGCCCAGCACGGCACCCGCCTCCACCGATGCGAGCTGGTCCCGGTCCCCCAGGAGGATGAGGCGCGCTTCGGGCCGTACCGCATCGGCGAGCTTCGCCATGAGCGCCAGGTCGGCCATCGAGGATTCGTCCACCACCACGATATCGTGCGGGAGGGGGTTCCCGGAATCGTGGCGGAAGTACGGCGTTCCGCCGGACGGGCCCAGCAGCCGGTGAATGGTGGATGCGTCGTCCGGAAGGCGCGCGCGCACGGCGCCGTCGCTCGCGAGGGTATTCCTGGCCGCGGCTATGGATTCCTGGAGGCGCGCCGCCGCCTTGCCCGTGGGCGCGCACAGCGCGATACTGCATTCCGTCCCGGCGGCAAGGGCCTGTTCTATCAATAGCGCCAGGATGCGCGCCACGGTCCTGCTTTTCCCCGTGCCCGGCCCCCCGGAAATCACCGAGAACCCGTTCATCACCGCATTGAGCGCCGCGATCTTCTGCCAGTCCGTTTCCCCTGGTATGGCCGCGCCGAAAAGCCTGTTCAGCCCGTCACGCAGGAGCCCCGGATCGGCGGGCTCACGCTGCAGCGCAAGGCGCGCCCCGATATTCTGCGCGAGATCCCGTTCGTAGCGCCAGTAGCGGTACAGGTACAGCCTGTCGTGTTCGTCCAGCACGAGCGGGGTGAAATCGCCCGGCCTGCCCGCCACGCCGCTTCGGAGGATCGCGCTGCGCCATTCGGCAAGGGGCGGATAATCCGGCGCGTTACCTGTTACGCCCGGCGTTTCCGCGACCGGAAGCCCGGCCAGTGACGGCAGGTGGGCGCAGATATTACCCTCCGCGGTCGCGCGGCTGGCGGCCAGGCACGCAAGGTAGAGGGATGAATCCTCCCCCACGCCGAGCGTTACCAGGAATTCCGAAAGTCTCCGGTCGAGCGGACTGAAACCGGCTTCCCCCGCGAATGCGCGCAGATTTTCCAGCGTGTCAACCGCCATATCCCGCCCTCGTCCCGTGACATTCAAATTCGTGTTCCCCCGGCATTAACCCGCACCGACCGTGGCGGGTATTCGAACCCATCATGATTCCATCCCCTCGCACAGGTAGCGGTCAAGTTTCATCACGTGTTCGCGTTCGGGCCTCGCGGCGTGGACGCCGCACCCCGGCGCTTCGACGGCGTCGATGCCCCTTATGAACAGGTACAGCGCGCCTCCGAAATTCCGGTCGTAGTCGTAGTCCTTCACACGGCCCGCGAGATACCGGTTCAGGGCAACGGTGTAGAGCATATATTGGAGATCGTAGCGATGCCTCTGCATTTCACGCAACATGCGCGCGGGCGTGTAATCCGCCGCCGATTCCCCCAGGTGATTCGATTTCCAGTCGACCAGGTAATACCGTTCGCCACGCTTGAATACGAGGTCCATGAAACCACGGAGAAATCCGCGATGGGATTCGAACTCGAGCGCGGGGAAGGCGTCGCGGGCGAATCCCCCCCCTGACGAAATCCCGCACCCGGCGAGCACCGATGATAATCCCGGGGAGCCTATCTTCTCGAGCGGGAAAAAGAACTCGAGCTCGCTCATCCTGTCGCCCGGAGAAACGGCCGCAAGGGAGGCTTCCTTCCCGGCGCCGTCAAGGGGAGCGCCCAGAACCCTGCCGAGCATGGCAATCACCGCGCTCTCCCATGCGGCATCGATTCCGTATGTATCGAGCGCCGCGCGTACCACGGGGGCCCAGCCCGCCCCGCCGCCGGTAAAATCTATCCGCTCGAACACGTAATGCAGCATGCTGCCCGCGCGCGTGCCGCGCGGAAAATGAGCGATCGAATCGAATGCGCCCGCGCGCGTTTCAGGCACCGATGCGAAATCGATCGCGTCATGGTCCCTTCCGCCGGATTCGGCGCCCCTTCCCGCGGCAATCATGCTGAAGCTCGATATCCGCCACGTGCGCGGTATCGTCCCCCGAAATTCCCTGCTGCCGCACAATTCGTCGTCTTCGGGCCGCGCGTAGCCCCCCTGCATATCCGTATCGGGAAGCGGCGTTATGCACACGCCGGGAACACGCCCGGCGATATCATCAAGGGCACTGCGTATCTCGGCCGGGTCGATCGTGTCCATTATTTTCTTCAGCGATCCCTTCATGTCCGGATCGCCGGCGGCGGGCGCGCCATGAAGAAGATACGCCAGTGAGGATCGCTCGGAATCTTTTATCGGTCCCCACGCGAGGTAGCATCGGTACTTCGCCCGCGTGATCCCGACATACAGGAGGCGCATCTCCTCCGCCAGATCCTCCCGCCCCGCGAGAAGCGCGGCGCGTTCATCGTCCGCCGATACGCTTATCCTCAGTCGATCGTCCATATCCGGGTCGTGGAAGCTTACCGGTCCATTATGCGCCTGGGGCGTGCTCCACGCGAAGGTGCAGAACACCACCGGAAACTCGAGTCCCTTGCTGCGGTGCACCGTGATGATCCTGACGGCGTCGTCGTCCGTCTCGAGCCGCAGGAGGCTGTCGTCGCCCGTGTAATCCCCCCGTATCATGCCGGTGTACCACTTGAGCAGCCCGTCGATCCCCAGCCCCTTTTCCGTCTCGGCGCAATGGGCCAGCTCCGCCAGGTGCATGATGTTGGTGACGCGGCGCTCGCCGTCCGGGAGGGCGATAAGGTTCCGCTGTACCGATTCGCGCGCGGCGAGATCCCTGAACATGTGCATGAATCCGCGCCGCTCCCAGGCCGCCCGGTATTCATGGAACCGGGTGACCGCGCGGTCCCACGCCCGGTCATCCTCGATGAGCCGTGCAAGCGCATCGGCCCCCAGCCCGATCGCGTCCGTGATCATGGCGGCGCGGATTACGGGTTCATTGGCCGGTTCGGCGGCGGCGCGCAATATCGTGTAGAGCTCGATCGCCTCATCCGATTTGAATACGCTCCCCGCCCCGTACCGCACGGAAGGCACGCCGACAGCGGAAAGGGCCCGGTGAACGGCCTCCCCCTGGTGGTGCATGCGCACCAGGACCGCGATATCCGCGGGTCGCAGGGACCTGTCTCCGATCATGGTCTCCGACTCGCGGGACAGCAGGCGTGCGATCTCGAAGGCGGTCGACTCCGCCGCAAGCCCTGTCGCGGCACCTTTCAGTATTTTTTCCTTCCCGTCCCCCGACTCCATGAGCCACACGGTGAGCGGCGGCGGTTTCTTGCCGCGTTCCGTAAGTTCAATGCGGTCGGGCACGCCGGCCGCGGCTATCGCGGGCAACGTGATTTCCCCGAATACGAAGGGATTCGGATGGCCGCCAAAAAGCCCCTGCACGGCGCGCACCAGTTCCGGATCGGAGCGCCAGTTCCGGTCGAGCGTATAACGGCGCCGCGCCCCGCGCGACGCCTTCATGTAGGCGAAAATGTCCGCCCCGCGGAAGGCGTAAATCGCCTGCTTGGGATCGCCGATCATGAACAGGGCGCTCCCCGGCCATGAAAAAATGGTGGAGAAAATTGAATACTGGACGGGGTCCGTGTCCTGGAACTCGTCTATGAGCGCGGCGGCGTACCTGTCCCTTACCGACCTCGCGAGGAAGGACTCGCCCCCCGCGCGCAGCGCGTCGTGCATGCCCGCCAGCAGGTCGTCGAAGCTACGCGTATTGAGCTTCGATTTGCGCGCGCGCAGCATTTCTGCCGCGTACCCGACGAAATCCATATGGAGCTTCTCCCGGAAATGGGCGAGTAGTCCGCGCGCCGCCGCGCGCGCGCTGCAGAGATCGTCGCATACCGTGAAAAACGGGTGGCGGGGCGCCGTCTTCCCCTTGTTCAACCGCTCCTGCATCCCGGCGTTCGAGAAAAGCTCCGGCTTCGCCGCGTCGGAAAGCGGATGGGCATTATCGAAATACCGGCCCATCTCCTTCGCGCGCGCGGTGAAATTCCTGTACCTGTTTCCGTTTAGGTCCTTCGCTTCGATCGCGCCCGAGACGAGGGATATCGCTTCATCCGAGTCCTTTGCCCAGGTCCGGGCCGCTTTTTCATAGTCTTCGCGCAGCCCGGAAAGGGCGGATTCCACCTGGTGCGCTTCAACGCGCGCGGCCTCCGGACGGACGTATACATCGGACATCAGGGTGGTGCGGGAATAGAGCTCGACAAGCGCGGATGAGGCGGCGTAGCCCTTGTCGACCGCCGCGTACTCGGTGAACAGGGGAAGGCTCTCGTCGTACATTTTCTCGCGAAGGAAGTCCATTGCGAGGGTATGCAGCATTTCCGCTTCGTCGGTCACGAGCCGCGTATCGAACAGCGCCGCGCTCTCGAACGCGTAATCCATGAGCATCCTCTGGCAGAATCCGTGGATCGTATAGATCGCGGCCTCGTCGAACCCCCTGAGGGAAGTCTGAACCCAGAGCCTTGCCGCCGGGTCGCCCGCGCATCGCGCCGCGAGCGAGGCCATGAGCGGGTCCTTAAACGAGGCTGCCTGGCGCGGTGCGGACGAATCGAGCAGATCACGCAGGCGCGTGCGAATCCGGCCCCGGAGCTCCTCCGTCGCGGCCTCGGTGAAGGTCACGACGAGGACCTGGCCCGGACGCAGGCCCTTTTCCACAATGAGCCTCAGGTACAGCCCGGTGATCGCGTGCGTCTTGCCGGTTCCCGCGCTTGCCTCTATGAGGCTCGCCCCCTCGAGCGGACACGAGAGCGTGTCGAAGGGCTTCATATCTCCGCCTTCCCCGTCATTCATTATCGATATCCGCCTTTACCTGGTGCGCCAGCATGGGGCCGAATACCGCTGCGGCGAGTCGGCGGAATCTTTCACCGTCCGGCGGATTTGGCCCAAAGCAGCGCATGAAATACCTGTCCTGGACGTCCCCCTTCGCGTGGCCGGTGGAATCGGCGGGGCTCCACGCCGCGTCTATGGCCCGAAGGATTTTACGTTCCCGTGCGGCGGGATCCCCGGCGGTCTTCGCGTCCGCTTCGCAGAAGGCGAGTGAAGTTCTTGGAAAGAAGGGAACCGGCTCGTCGAGTCCGCCCGTGAAAATTTCCGCAAGGGCGCCCAGGTACCCGGGCGCGCCGTCGAAGTGGTTCATACGATAAATGGCGTCAAGGCACACGAGGTGGCTCACGCACCCGGAGCCGAAAGAACCGGAGGCGCAGGCCACGCAGTGTCCCAGCCACGCGGCCAGCCTGTCCTTTTCACGCGCCGCTCCCGCGCGGTGGTACAGCGTGCCCGTCGGGAGGACTCCCTGCAGCCGGCCCCCTATGACGAGGCCGCCGGCCCCCACGCTGAAGTCCCGTGCCGCGGGCGCGGTCCCGCGGCCCAGCGCCGTAACGTTATGCGCTATCCGATCCGCATCCGGACCCAGGCGCACGAGCATACCCGAGGAAAGCCCGCCCCGGGGAAGCATACCGGACGCCCTCATGGTCTTCGCGGTTTCGGCGGGATCCCGCCCGGCCAGTGCGCCCCGGATGAGCGTCGCGCGCGCCCTGTAATCGTCCAGGTTCGACGGAAACATGGGCTCCTCGTCGCTGACCGCTTCCTCCACCAGGGGAATGTTCACGCCCAGCCTTTGCGTCAGGAACCAGCGGGAGGGATTTTCGAAGAAGTCAAGGAATTGTTCCAGCGCGATTTCCCCTTTCACGGGCCGGACCGACGGAAGTTTCCCGTGCAAAAAAACCCCGGGTGACGCCGCCCGCGCACGCGCCCGGCAGGTCTCCCCCTGCATCGCCGAATAGCTGAACAGCCGGTCCCTCCCGGAGAAGTAACGCGCGCTGAACGGCTGGAGCGGGTGCCGATTCACCAGCCATTCCCGCGCGCCCTTTCCCGGTCCCGTGAAGGCGGCATCGATATAGTCAAGCAGTTCGCTCACGCACACCGAGGGGGGAATTTCGCTGTTATCCCTGCTGCTCTGCCCTACGTAGCTGATATACAGCGTCTCCCGCGCCGATAACAGGGTCTCCAGGAAGGTGTAGCGGTCCTCGTCCCGGATGGACCGGTCGCCCGGGCGGGGCGCGCGCGAAACGAGGTCGAAGGCCGGCGCCCTGACGGCCCGTGGGAACGCCCCGTCGTTCATGCCGATAAGGCAGATGACCCGGAAGGGAATGCTGCGCATGGGGAGCATCGCGCTGAAGGTCACGCCGCCCCCCAGGAAACCGCCGCTATCGAATGACTCGCCCACCGCCCCCAGGAGCCACGCGACGACCACCCTCGCGTCGAGGATATCCCCGTAACCCGTCCGTTCGCCGATAAGCGAGAGTCGCGCGACGGCGGACCGGAGCATCGCCTCGTCATCGCGCGCGTCTTCGCCGGCCAGGAAAAGCCTGTCCAGTATCCCGGTCAGCGCTTCCTTCCACCCGGAAAGCGTTCTCGCCGTGTCCAGGGTGTCGACAGCCTGAAACAGCGTTTCACAGAAATCGATAAATCGCCCGAGCACCTGGGCCCCGCTTCCCTCGATCGTATCGCAGGGCAGGATTCCCCTGAAAATCCGTTCCTCCCGGCCCGGCATGGCGACCCCGAGCAGCAGGCGCTCGATACCAAAGCGCCAGGAATGCTCATGGAATTCCGGGAATCCCTCCCTCTTCCGCCAGCCCGCGTCCCGCCCCCAACGCACGCCCGACCCTTCCGCAAGATCGCGCAGGAGCGGAATATCGTGCTCCTCGATCCCGAAGCGCGATCGGACATCTTCAAATTCAAGGAAATCGAGTACGGCGCTGGCCTCGAACCGTTTATGTAGGAAATCGAAGAAGGTGAAGAAGGAATCGATAAATCGCCTGGCCTTGCGTATCCCGCGATCGGCGATCGTGAAGGGAATCGCGCGGTCGCCCGCCGTGTCGTCGCCCAGGACGGCCCCGATGAAGGGCGCGTATTCCTCGATATCCGGCGTCATCACCAGCACGTCGCGGGGCTCCAGCCCCGCACAACGCTCGAACATCTCCAGCAGCGCGTCGCGGAGAACCTGCACCTCGCGCATGGCGCTGTGGCAGGAGTTCACGATTACACTGCGGTCGTCCGGCGCGGGGAACCGCCGCTCCGCCGGATTCACCCCTGCGCCCTCCACGAAATCCGGCGCCCCCGGATCACTCACCCGAAAAATGTCGTTCTGGATGCTTCCCCTCATGGTACCCGCACCCGGCGGCTCGTATAAGGGAAACGACGCCTCTCCCGTATCGAGCGTTGTCACCAGTTCCTGGAACTCCCTCCCCGATTTTCCCAGGGAGGCGAGCAGACTGTTTCCCTTCTCAAGGTGCAGGTCTTCGGCGGACATGGGCCCGCCCGGCGACCTTCGCGCGATCCGCGCGATTTCCGTATCGGAACGTATATCGGCCCAGAACTCCGGCGTGGGGCTCAGGACGAACAGGCGTACATCGACGTACCGGGAGATGGCGGAGAGCACCTCCATGTGAAAGGGCGGCAGCGAGGGAATCCCGAACACCGAGACCCGTTCGGGAAGGAACGACGCCGCGTCATCCGATGCGCCCAGCCTCTCGAAGAACAGGGCCCGCCGTGCCGCCCGGTGGGAACGTGCCCCCGTACCCGCAAGGGCGCGCCAGAGCTCCGCCTGCCACTGGCCGTCTTCCCCTTCTTCCCACGAGGTCACGATATCCGGCCTGAAGGTGATGTACTGGTCGAAGACGTCGGCGAGGCGGGTCGCCAGCTGGAAGCGTTTGAGATGGTCGTTGTCCTTCCCAAGGTACGAGCGCACCAGGGCGAAACCCGGCCGGGGAGCGCATTCCGGGAGAAGCCGCATCAATTTCCAGGTGATCGATTCGCGGGAGAAAGAAGCCTCGTCCGCCGGTTCGCCGATCACGCGCGAAAAGATATCCTCGATGGCGATGTTGGGAAACGGAAACCGTGCGTTGGCGAAGATACCGTTGCGGGCCGCAAGCTCGAGCGAGAGCCATCGCTCCATGCCGCGGCTCTGCACGATTATCGTCTCCGGGGTGAACGGGTGCGCACACGGTGCGCGCGTGACCTGGGCCAGTGCCCCGGCGAGAATCTCCAGGCGGTTGCCGGTATACAGGCTTAAGCCCGCCATAGCTCCTCGATGAAGCGTGCGACCCCGCCGATATCGTCCCTGCGAAACACGGGTCTTTTGTCCCTGACGGCAGTATCGGTGACCAGCGCCGTGATGTTTCTCACGCCCGAGGTATCGAGGGGACCCTCCGGCGAGTCGCCGATAACCTCGATCTTGGTGATATCGCCCTCCTTGTAGCCCTCGATGATGACGAGATCGAACGCAGGGAAGAATCGCTGCGCGAGATCGACAGGCGAAAGGGCGTCCACGTTGGATGCCATGACCGCATAATCCCGGTCGTTCGTTATGATGCTCGCGGCGGCGCCCGCCTCGCGGTAGCGGAAGGTGTCCTTTCCGGGGGTGTCGACGGTGAAATCATGCTTCATGTGTTTAATGATTGCAATTTTAAGCCCGCCTTCGCCCCAATGACGCAAAAGCCTTTCAATAAGCGTGGTTTTGCCCGACCCGGACCTGCCCACGATGGAAATGATATGTGGCATAATCCGATTAACGCAAAACCAGGGCCGCGTGTCAAGGAAATATGGACCAGCGAATCGAGGGAGTGACCGCCTATATCGTCGCCGGGGGCAAGAGCAGCCGGTTCGGCCGCGACAAATCCCTTTATCCCTACGAGGGGAAGCCCCTGATAGAGCACGTCATTGGCACGCTCTCCCTGGTGTTCGACCGGATCGTCATCGTCGCCGACGAGTCCGCCAAGTTCGCGTATCTGGGCCTCGAATGTATACCCGATGCCGTACCCGCCCACGGCCCCATAGGCGGGATATACTCTGCCCTCCTCCATGCGGCCGGGCCTTACAGCTTCATCTCCGCCTGCGACATGCCGTTCCTGTCCGCCGGCCTGATCCGTTACATGGGTACGTTTATCGGCACCCATGACGTAATCGTGCCCTGCGTAAATGAATTCTACGA harbors:
- the recD gene encoding exodeoxyribonuclease V subunit alpha, producing the protein MAVDTLENLRAFAGEAGFSPLDRRLSEFLVTLGVGEDSSLYLACLAASRATAEGNICAHLPSLAGLPVAETPGVTGNAPDYPPLAEWRSAILRSGVAGRPGDFTPLVLDEHDRLYLYRYWRYERDLAQNIGARLALQREPADPGLLRDGLNRLFGAAIPGETDWQKIAALNAVMNGFSVISGGPGTGKSRTVARILALLIEQALAAGTECSIALCAPTGKAAARLQESIAAARNTLASDGAVRARLPDDASTIHRLLGPSGGTPYFRHDSGNPLPHDIVVVDESSMADLALMAKLADAVRPEARLILLGDRDQLASVEAGAVLGDICDTGREHRYSGRFVGIAAQYAGEDLAPLAGGLFEKPIADSIVILRRSYRFGSESGIGKLGGAVREGDADAAMEVLTSGKYPGVRLLKPGEAGVEEALRGEIDRGAFAFAKAKSPEEAFDAYARFIVLCALRGGPAGVEGVNRLIEHELGERGLPAGGGRFYAGRPVMITRNDHRQRLYNGDVGIVMDGGGAGARTAVFRDEDGGFRHLSPVRMPEHMTVYAMTVHKSQGSEFDSVMLVLPETVSPVLTRELVYTALTRARESVLIGGSAAALRYAIGNPVSRASGLRDMLWG
- the recB gene encoding exodeoxyribonuclease V subunit beta — encoded protein: MNDGEGGDMKPFDTLSCPLEGASLIEASAGTGKTHAITGLYLRLIVEKGLRPGQVLVVTFTEAATEELRGRIRTRLRDLLDSSAPRQAASFKDPLMASLAARCAGDPAARLWVQTSLRGFDEAAIYTIHGFCQRMLMDYAFESAALFDTRLVTDEAEMLHTLAMDFLREKMYDESLPLFTEYAAVDKGYAASSALVELYSRTTLMSDVYVRPEAARVEAHQVESALSGLREDYEKAARTWAKDSDEAISLVSGAIEAKDLNGNRYRNFTARAKEMGRYFDNAHPLSDAAKPELFSNAGMQERLNKGKTAPRHPFFTVCDDLCSARAAARGLLAHFREKLHMDFVGYAAEMLRARKSKLNTRSFDDLLAGMHDALRAGGESFLARSVRDRYAAALIDEFQDTDPVQYSIFSTIFSWPGSALFMIGDPKQAIYAFRGADIFAYMKASRGARRRYTLDRNWRSDPELVRAVQGLFGGHPNPFVFGEITLPAIAAAGVPDRIELTERGKKPPPLTVWLMESGDGKEKILKGAATGLAAESTAFEIARLLSRESETMIGDRSLRPADIAVLVRMHHQGEAVHRALSAVGVPSVRYGAGSVFKSDEAIELYTILRAAAEPANEPVIRAAMITDAIGLGADALARLIEDDRAWDRAVTRFHEYRAAWERRGFMHMFRDLAARESVQRNLIALPDGERRVTNIMHLAELAHCAETEKGLGIDGLLKWYTGMIRGDYTGDDSLLRLETDDDAVRIITVHRSKGLEFPVVFCTFAWSTPQAHNGPVSFHDPDMDDRLRISVSADDERAALLAGREDLAEEMRLLYVGITRAKYRCYLAWGPIKDSERSSLAYLLHGAPAAGDPDMKGSLKKIMDTIDPAEIRSALDDIAGRVPGVCITPLPDTDMQGGYARPEDDELCGSREFRGTIPRTWRISSFSMIAAGRGAESGGRDHDAIDFASVPETRAGAFDSIAHFPRGTRAGSMLHYVFERIDFTGGGAGWAPVVRAALDTYGIDAAWESAVIAMLGRVLGAPLDGAGKEASLAAVSPGDRMSELEFFFPLEKIGSPGLSSVLAGCGISSGGGFARDAFPALEFESHRGFLRGFMDLVFKRGERYYLVDWKSNHLGESAADYTPARMLREMQRHRYDLQYMLYTVALNRYLAGRVKDYDYDRNFGGALYLFIRGIDAVEAPGCGVHAARPEREHVMKLDRYLCEGMES
- the recC gene encoding exodeoxyribonuclease V subunit gamma → MAGLSLYTGNRLEILAGALAQVTRAPCAHPFTPETIIVQSRGMERWLSLELAARNGIFANARFPFPNIAIEDIFSRVIGEPADEASFSRESITWKLMRLLPECAPRPGFALVRSYLGKDNDHLKRFQLATRLADVFDQYITFRPDIVTSWEEGEDGQWQAELWRALAGTGARSHRAARRALFFERLGASDDAASFLPERVSVFGIPSLPPFHMEVLSAISRYVDVRLFVLSPTPEFWADIRSDTEIARIARRSPGGPMSAEDLHLEKGNSLLASLGKSGREFQELVTTLDTGEASFPLYEPPGAGTMRGSIQNDIFRVSDPGAPDFVEGAGVNPAERRFPAPDDRSVIVNSCHSAMREVQVLRDALLEMFERCAGLEPRDVLVMTPDIEEYAPFIGAVLGDDTAGDRAIPFTIADRGIRKARRFIDSFFTFFDFLHKRFEASAVLDFLEFEDVRSRFGIEEHDIPLLRDLAEGSGVRWGRDAGWRKREGFPEFHEHSWRFGIERLLLGVAMPGREERIFRGILPCDTIEGSGAQVLGRFIDFCETLFQAVDTLDTARTLSGWKEALTGILDRLFLAGEDARDDEAMLRSAVARLSLIGERTGYGDILDARVVVAWLLGAVGESFDSGGFLGGGVTFSAMLPMRSIPFRVICLIGMNDGAFPRAVRAPAFDLVSRAPRPGDRSIRDEDRYTFLETLLSARETLYISYVGQSSRDNSEIPPSVCVSELLDYIDAAFTGPGKGAREWLVNRHPLQPFSARYFSGRDRLFSYSAMQGETCRARARAASPGVFLHGKLPSVRPVKGEIALEQFLDFFENPSRWFLTQRLGVNIPLVEEAVSDEEPMFPSNLDDYRARATLIRGALAGRDPAETAKTMRASGMLPRGGLSSGMLVRLGPDADRIAHNVTALGRGTAPAARDFSVGAGGLVIGGRLQGVLPTGTLYHRAGAAREKDRLAAWLGHCVACASGSFGSGCVSHLVCLDAIYRMNHFDGAPGYLGALAEIFTGGLDEPVPFFPRTSLAFCEADAKTAGDPAARERKILRAIDAAWSPADSTGHAKGDVQDRYFMRCFGPNPPDGERFRRLAAAVFGPMLAHQVKADIDNE
- the mobB gene encoding molybdopterin-guanine dinucleotide biosynthesis protein B; this encodes MPHIISIVGRSGSGKTTLIERLLRHWGEGGLKIAIIKHMKHDFTVDTPGKDTFRYREAGAAASIITNDRDYAVMASNVDALSPVDLAQRFFPAFDLVIIEGYKEGDITKIEVIGDSPEGPLDTSGVRNITALVTDTAVRDKRPVFRRDDIGGVARFIEELWRA
- a CDS encoding molybdenum cofactor guanylyltransferase encodes the protein MDQRIEGVTAYIVAGGKSSRFGRDKSLYPYEGKPLIEHVIGTLSLVFDRIVIVADESAKFAYLGLECIPDAVPAHGPIGGIYSALLHAAGPYSFISACDMPFLSAGLIRYMGTFIGTHDVIVPCVNEFYEPLHAFYSRACIDPLCSAIEENRRQIIRIFPAVNVRRIPEDEIRRFTDPSHVFHNINFIEDIAGPPGGMPA